The following are from one region of the Oncorhynchus nerka isolate Pitt River linkage group LG8, Oner_Uvic_2.0, whole genome shotgun sequence genome:
- the LOC115133837 gene encoding galactose-3-O-sulfotransferase 2-like produces the protein MWLWKALLVFVAIAFAGQLLGVIFNKSLQQDRSRSLFSSDGQGPPLGSCRPHSHVMFLKTHKTASSTVLNMLYRYGEERDLFFALPLGYQFGYPLPFNAHRVKGYRGPHVAEFSIMGNHMRFNKPEVEKVMPVDTFYFSIMRDPVALAESSYAYYKAVAPAFKKAKGLGDFADNPRKYYDPRLRNNHYARNLLWFDFGLDHNANFSTILARRGEAAVRRAFKLILVSEHFDQSMVLLRHALCWPLDAIVSFSLNARQQKPSGGSSWVGKVAAAQPPALALTDDQRLKLREWNALDWHLYQAFNRSFWNEVDRFGRIRMDQEVALLRTRRDVLARACLRDGGRPVEASRIRDKTIRPFQSGLVKILGYELQPGLDNATHQSCLRMIRPEIQYKDLLDARQFPRAAPQAAQAQAPAIPAGGAYLRKDPSSQLRTGELGVGEGRGGTGEDRSRLSHSNNNNNNQTLLRGGGKGKIK, from the exons ATGTGGCTCTGGAAGGCCCTGCTGGTGTTCGTGGCCATCGCCTTCGCAGGACAGTTACTGGGGGTCATCTTCAACAAAAG CCTCCAGCAGGACAGGTCGCGGTCGCTGTTCTCATCCGACGGCCAGGGCCCGCCTCTGGGCTCCTGTCGGCCCCACAGCCACGTCATGTTCCTGAAGACCCACAAGACAGCCAGCAGCACTGTTCTCAACATGCTTTACCGATACGGAGAG GAGAGAGATCTGTTCTTCGCCTTGCCTCTGGGGTACCAGTTTGGCTACCCCCTCCCCTTCAACGCACACAGGGTCAAAGGTTATAGAGGGCCCCACGTGGCCGAGTTCAGCATTATGGGAAACCACATGCGCTTCAACAAACCAGAG GTAGAGAAGGTGATGCCAGTGGACACCTTTTACTTCTCTATCATGCGTGACCCCGTAGCGCTGGCCGAGTCGTCCTATGCCTATTACAAAGCTGTCGCCCCCGCCTTCAAGAAGGCCAAAG GCCTGGGAGACTTCGCCGACAACCCCAGGAAGTACTACGACCCCCGTCTCCGTAACAACCACTACGCCCGCAACCTGCTCTGGTTCGACTTTGGCCTGGACCACAACGCCAACTTCTCGACCATACTGGCCCGAAGAGGCGAGGCGGCCGTCCGACGCGCCTTCAAACTCATCCTGGTCTCTGAGCACTTTGACCAATCCATG gtCCTGCTGCGCCACGCCCTCTGCTGGCCGCTGGACGCCATCGTCTCCTTCAGTCTCAACGCCCGCCAGCAGAAGCCCAGCGGAGGCAGCTCCTGGGTGGGTAAAGTGGCTGCTGCGCAGCCCCCCGCCCTGGCTCTAACAGACGACCAACGTCTAAAGCTCCGCGAGTGGAACGCCCTGGACTGGCACCTCTACCAGGCCTTCAACCGCTCCTTCTGGAACGAGGTGGATCGCTTCGGGAGAATTAGGATGGACCAGGAGGTCGCTCTTCTCCGTACCCGCCGGGATGTGCTGGCCCGGGCCTGCCTGAGGGACGGCGGGAGACCTGTGGAGGCCAGCCGCATCCGCGACAAGACCATCAGGCCCTTCCAGAGCGGCTTGGTGAAGATCCTGGGATATGAGCTCCAGCCTGGGCTGGACAACGCTACTCATCAGTCCTGTCTGAGGATGATCAGGCCAGAGATCCAGTATAAGGACCTGCTGGATGCCAGGCAGTTCCCCAGGGCTGCTCCCCAGGCTGCCCAAGCCCAGGCCCCGGCTATCCCTGCTGGGGGAGCCTACTTGAGGAAAGACCCTTCTTCCCAACTCAGGACAGGAGAGCTGGGGGTGGGGGAAGGACGAGGGGGGACGGGGGAGGACAGGAGTCGGTTATctcatagtaataataataataataaccagaCATTGCTacgaggaggagggaaagggaagatAAAATAG